Proteins encoded within one genomic window of Bacillus sp. F19:
- the spxA gene encoding transcriptional regulator SpxA: MVTLYTSPSCTSCRKAKAWLEEHEIAYTERNIFSEPLSVDEIKEILRMTEDGTDEIISTRSKIFQKLNVNVETMPLQDLYDLIQEHPGLLRRPIIIDEKRLQVGYNEDEIRRFLPRKVRTYQLREAQRLVNFS, translated from the coding sequence ATGGTAACGTTATATACATCACCAAGCTGTACTTCTTGTCGTAAAGCGAAAGCATGGTTAGAAGAGCATGAAATCGCATATACAGAGCGCAACATTTTTTCAGAGCCGCTATCAGTTGACGAGATTAAAGAAATCTTGCGCATGACTGAAGATGGAACAGATGAAATAATTTCTACTCGTTCAAAGATCTTTCAAAAATTGAACGTGAATGTCGAAACAATGCCTCTTCAAGATCTTTATGATCTGATTCAGGAGCACCCAGGCCTATTAAGACGCCCTATCATCATTGATGAAAAGCGATTGCAGGTCGGATACAATGAAGATGAAATCAGACGCTTCTTGCCTAGAAAGGTACGCACATATCAGCTGAGAGAAGCACAGCGTTTAGTGAATTTCAGTTAA
- a CDS encoding TerC family protein yields MEQEFLMSLIMIIGIDLLLGGDNAIVIAMASRNLPPKQRKKAVILGTVFAIGVRILLTSVAVYLFQIPFVQLIGGILLLYIAYHLIVGSEEKEGEIKSYQSLRKAVQTIVLADMLMGMDNVIAVAGAANGQTILVIIGLLISIPIMIWGSNLILKILDKYPALIYIGGGMLAYTAGKMIIHEHKLAPIFHTHPSMGVMLPYLLILFLILSGFIYQRIEKNENLP; encoded by the coding sequence ATGGAACAGGAATTTCTCATGTCTTTGATTATGATTATCGGCATTGATTTGCTCCTTGGAGGAGATAACGCGATCGTTATTGCAATGGCAAGCCGAAATCTGCCCCCTAAACAGCGAAAAAAAGCAGTCATTTTAGGAACGGTCTTCGCAATTGGGGTTCGCATCCTGCTTACTTCAGTAGCAGTCTATTTATTCCAGATTCCTTTTGTGCAGCTGATTGGCGGGATTCTGCTCCTCTATATCGCTTATCATTTAATTGTAGGAAGTGAGGAAAAAGAAGGAGAAATAAAAAGTTATCAATCCTTGAGAAAAGCGGTTCAGACGATAGTACTGGCTGATATGCTGATGGGAATGGATAATGTCATTGCGGTTGCCGGAGCAGCTAATGGCCAGACAATCCTTGTCATAATCGGCCTGTTAATCTCGATCCCGATCATGATTTGGGGCAGCAATCTCATTCTTAAAATTTTAGATAAATATCCTGCTCTCATTTATATCGGAGGAGGAATGCTTGCTTATACTGCAGGCAAAATGATTATCCATGAACACAAGCTTGCGCCAATATTCCATACACATCCAAGCATGGGAGTCATGCTCCCTTATTTGCTCATTTTGTTCTTGATTTTATCTGGCTTCATTTATCAGCGCATCGAAAAAAACGAAAACCTTCCTTAA
- the mecA gene encoding adaptor protein MecA, with the protein MEIERINEYTVKFYISYLDIEERGFDRDEIWYNRERSEELFWEMMDEVHDEEDFMVEGPLWIQVQALDKGLEVIVTRAQLSKDGQKIELPLSEDKVKELPVDVNIESILDQHFNDDLDDSDGSAEEEEQQLQFLIKFNDFEHIIALAQVPVSGFVNSLYSLDKNYYLYVEFDEQHSDEDIENMLSIILEYGQESRMTIHRVTEYGKEIIANEALDVVKKHFS; encoded by the coding sequence ATGGAGATAGAACGAATTAATGAATATACCGTAAAGTTTTATATTTCATATCTTGATATAGAGGAACGCGGTTTTGACAGAGATGAAATCTGGTACAACCGCGAAAGAAGTGAAGAGTTATTTTGGGAAATGATGGATGAAGTTCACGACGAGGAAGACTTCATGGTGGAAGGGCCGCTATGGATTCAGGTGCAGGCTCTCGATAAAGGTTTAGAAGTTATTGTAACAAGAGCTCAGCTGTCAAAAGACGGCCAGAAAATTGAACTTCCTTTATCTGAGGATAAAGTGAAGGAATTACCGGTCGATGTGAACATTGAATCAATTCTAGATCAGCACTTTAATGATGATCTTGATGATTCAGACGGTTCGGCGGAGGAAGAAGAGCAGCAGCTGCAATTCCTGATAAAATTTAATGATTTTGAACATATTATTGCTTTAGCGCAAGTTCCTGTGAGCGGCTTTGTCAATTCACTTTACTCACTGGATAAAAACTACTACCTGTATGTAGAGTTTGATGAGCAGCATTCAGATGAAGACATTGAGAATATGCTGAGTATTATTCTCGAGTATGGACAAGAATCACGCATGACCATTCACCGCGTCACGGAATACGGCAAGGAAATTATTGCGAATGAAGCTCTTGACGTTGTTAAGAAACATTTTAGCTAA